The genomic stretch GTATTATGTTGTGTTAGTTGACCTAACATTGATTttaacatacaataaatacattataaagaaGCAAGTCTGCACACTAGAcagttaattcattaaataattccGTGGCCCTTTTCTGGATGTCCACTTTACTAATTCCTCCTGGAACATACATTTTGGCTAAAATTGTCAAGGGAACTAGGATAGTAATgtgagtttattttaataaatgtctgAAAATATGGCTTTCACAAGAGCTTATGTATTTTAATAGCATGTCAGTCTCATCATCACTGTAAGTAAAAAGTAAATTGCAATTTTAAGTAGAATATCTTAGCTCTCAAATACTTTCTACAGGGATTCAAACAATATGTATTCTTGACATAAAGCCACTATCTTTCTCAAGAATGgagtttcttgttagttttgtttgttcTCCCCCCAGAATAGTACATCTTTATAGATGTATCCATTTAAGCCCCTTTTCAGACTAGTCATGAtctgattaaaataaacaaacatattttcatgTAAGTTTGATATGGAAAACTGAACCTCTTTATACTGTATTAATCTCCATATACACTCCCAACTACAAATGTCCAATAttaccatgtttttgttttacttcataATTTCCAGATTTAGTTTAGGATTAAGAAATGGTTGAATTTTCTACCAGAAATAATCAGCTTGAAAGGGCATGTTATCTTGTTGAAGAATGCATTTGAATTGTTGTAAAGGGCTTACACATACTGTTGGACCTGGGTTATGCAGTGGGAATGTCTTTCACCTTTGGTATTCAGTTCCCAAATGGGCAGCGGGATGTGAGTGGGCATCAAGAAAACCAGTGTTATACCTGGCTCAACAACTGTATCTGGTCCCAGCATTATGTCGGCTTATGCTGCATTACTTTTTACATTATTCTGTTGGTTACAATTTTTGTAAAGAGTGcatgaaaaatacatgtttaattttgttctgttctATATCTGCCCTAGCAATccatgtaaatatttttgtaattttacacaAATGTTAAGATCATTCAtattactggggaaaaaaaagaaaggaattgCTTGGAACAATTAATCTCCAGGTTGAAATGTTCATttagttaaaaacatgttttgctgttATATGGATGTTATCTATTTAACTATATCTTCCACAAATTTTATTTTATCCTGCTACCAAGTTTGCATTTACTGTTTGTAGCAATTTATTGAACAAAATGTGACAATAAAGCAAGCatgctcaaaaaataaaatatctattttatcTAGTGTCCATAGTTACCCAATTTTGTCAGATTAAGTTTACATTTAAGCAATATGCAATGTATAATGTTGTAAATTTGTTTTGAATCAAACAGCCTGTGTAGGAAGTTGGACTGAATTATTAAATGCctttatgtataataataaaaataataataataacagtaataataataataataataatttctttagGAAAATCAAATTGAATTACAAGGTTTATTTAATAACAATCATTCCATCATGGCATGATTATATTGACAATAGACAAAAAATAATAGTTTGACTAGTTTAAACGATACCAGCGTTAGACTAGATCTATCTGGATACCAGGATCATTCTTCCACTGTGATAAATCTATCACTGTTATCCTATTGCCATGTTATCTAACAGGTTTCCTCTAGGTTAGTGGTTTGGTTTGGCTATGTCCCAAAGTATATAACTGTGTTCTGTTCTACAGTACATGAACTTTTGACTCTTCCTTCCATATTTctgcataaaatattttgaaacctACAGCTGGAAAAGAAAACTTATACAAAATTGTTACTTAAGTTATTGGATACAGCTGGATCTGTACAGGTTTGACATTTTTGGAATGTCTCTGTACTTCAATGCTGTTTTGAATGAGCTCTTGCTCCCTAAACAGTTATAAAATTGCAGATACGTAAATATCGTACTGCATACGATACAGCAgatcagtgttatttttgttgttacatCCTTTATTACATAACCTGTTTGTTTTACCAAAGGGCTCTAGTTTTCTAAGCACAGGTTCAATTAAATAGAGTGGTGAAACATCTCAAAACGTTTGGCTGCTGGCTCGTTGAggaaaacaatacatatattttaaatatagtggccaaaataccaaaataataaccctgacCTTGTTAGCACTAGCAGGTcgtattttaaaactgaaattacaTTAGTCACGTGACAACATAGTTTCCAGACAACTGCTCACTTACACTAAACATTGACTGTTTTGGATCAACGACCTTGTGGGAAGGCGAGAGGAGTGTATTCACCTCATTGTATAACCAATAGTTTCACAGATAGGCAGGAGCAGTTCGAAAGTATAAAGCGAACCGACCGATCTAACTGATGTTACATTTCATTCCTTGCAATCGAAGAGCGAAACAAACGTGTCAGGTAAACAGACCTAATCAGTTTACTTCATAGTACGAAGACATCTCAGAAAGGTAGGctactattattatttagctaAGACTATAATGTTAAGTGAACGAAGCATGTGTCTTAGGTTTTTCTCACTGGTACTTTTATCGATTTTTAGCTGAAAATTATGGCACCAATTTTACTCAACGTTGGCAATGAAAGTACTGATTGTCTTgagtaagtatatattttttcttcactaTTGTTGGATTGAACAGAAATGCACACATTCTTACTATTTTGGTAATGATCTTCTGAAACTCCTGTTGGCAACTTAGCTACAAACTTTCTTCTAGATCTTAAAATAGTAATTGACTTAAACTCTTCTTACCCTGGGCCGTCTAGGTCATCAAATGATTTGATTTCACacctgatttgtttttgtgtgtttctatTTAGACATGGACTGGTACATGTTAAAAACCCTCACTTAGATTTCATGGAGGAGGACATTCTTTATCATTTTAACCTGGGAACTAAAACTCACAATTTGCCTGCAATGTTTGGAGATATAAAGGTGGGTATGTTGCTATTaaatgttccctttttttttttttttgccagcctAAATGTGtctaattatttatattattattttgaagttcGTCTGTGTTGGTGGAAGTGCCAATAGAATGAAAGCTTTTGCCCAGTTCATATACAAGGAGCTGGAGTTAAAGGGAGACTGCAATGATATCGATGACATCTGTGCTGGGACAGACAGGTACTCCATGTACAAAGCTGGGCCTGTGCTTTCCATAAGTGTAAGTAAAATGTCTCTGTGAACAACTTCCCTCTTCTCTTGTGCAATCTAAACATGATGCCTTTTagataaagtaaaacattttgttttggtttacagCATGGAATGGGGGTTCCTTCCATCTCTATAATGATGCATGAACTTATAAAACTTTTGCACCATGCCAGATGTCGGGATGTGACGCTCATTCGAATTGGTACTTCAGGTGGTGTTGGTATGTTATCTTTAACCATTTTTTCATACATAAAATCATCAAGCGCTATACTTTTTGCAAAAACTGGGACAAAACGTATCTGTCTTTAAATGGAAATGTGTGATGTTTGTTTtctgctatatactgtatgtgtgttgaTCATTTTCTGCACTGCTCTTTGTAGGTCTTGATCCTGGGACTGTTGTAATTACAGACACAGCAGTGGATTCTTTCTTCCAGCCTCAGTTTGAACAGGTGGTGCTGGGCAAAGTAATTGTCAGAAGCACTCAGCTAGATGAGAACTTGGCTCAGGAGTTACTACAGTGTGGTAAAGAGATCCCTAACCTGCCTATTGTTCTTGGAAACACTATGTGCACCCATGATTTTTACGAAGGTACATTTTCAACTAGTAATTACACAACAACCTTGTTTTTGTAGTAAAGTTGTAGTTTTGTAAatgtgcgcatatatatatatatatatatatagagatatagtattatagatatattatattatataatatatatataatattatattattaacctTTTAGAATGAACGACATATGACAACTTCCCAAAAACTACCCCTTGCCTGAATGCTTTGGTTAAGTTTATCCAACAGTCTCAGTTACCAGTTTCTTACCTCTGGCTCAATGAGCATGGACTTTGTCTGGTTTGTAGCAGTCCATTAACATTGCTTGCAGTTTTACAAGTTAACTCATATATTGCTATTTGAGGCATCTACTGGATTCTGAACAGTTGTAAAATAATTATAACTatcctatttattatttaaaggtcAGGGGCGTTTAGATGGAGCATTGTGCTCATTCTCTACTGAAGATAAACTGGAATACCTGAGAAAAGCACACGAGGCTGGTGTAAGAAACATTGAAATGGAATCCACTGTATTTGCAGCGATGTGTCGTGTCTGTGGACTGAAAGGTATTTCATCTTTTGCTTATTCATATAGTCAATGACCTACTTGGTTCTATCAATAACTGCCTTGTAGTAAAAAGCAATCTGCACAAAGTATCTTGTGGTTTCTTTCCCCCTCCCCTTTGCTGATCATTGTGGATGAATGTAGTGGGATTCTGTTGGCTTATTTGCTACGCCTACAAATGAGGCACCAGGCAGAGAGCAGTTTAGCTGAATTCCTGAGGGCATTATCAGAATATACAACAACAGTGAAAATAACTATTACTGTGAATGTTATAATCTGATTTCAtcttttgtttaatgtttcaGCCGCCGTTATTTGTGTGACCTTGCTGGATCGATTTAAAGGTGACCAGATTTCAACGCCACATGAACTTCTACTTGAATATCAACAGCGTCCTCAGTATCTGGTGTCACATTTTATCAAGAAACATCTTGGGCttcataattaatatatattttgctgCATAAGTGATTGTTTACAATGATATGTACATAATTGagttttctgtaaataatatatgtggatgtttaatatatattctatattaactgtaatatgtttCTATCTGATGATGATTTTACTGTATGTATACTTCTGTTTCAATAATAAATATTCCTGCAGAATGTggggtttaataaacaaaaatgtttacaacCAAATTAAGCATAAGGAAAAATTCTACCCACTTAAATTATATGAAGTTGGTCAAGATTGATATTAAAAGCAAGTTGCGGGGTTATGTAGATTTTATGATTCAAATCCTTTTGTCCTAGAAGTTTATACTGAAGAAAGTCCTGTATTGTTTGAGGTTTCTCATAATTATTGATGAACACCCTTTGTGCAATCCAGCTAtggacatatttatttttcattctacaatgtataaaataatagaTCTGGTCAGGAATCTAATTATTCTAAAACTATAAAGTCATTCCACAAGCACTTCAATGTGTCTGCCAGGGTGCATATGTGAGAACTAGTAAACAACTTCTAGATTTTTTACTCCAGAGAATGTGTTGGTTTGTTCAATATGGCATGAATATCtttaataactaattaaaaagCCTTACCTCTATAAATGAAAAAAGCCAGCTAATTAGCAAATGCCTGGGAGAGTTGTATCAGCTTCCATGGTTCTCTATTTATTACTTTAAAGTTTAATGATTATCATACATTGAAGCCCAATTTCTTAAACCATATGACATGAAATACAATAAAAGGCTCATAGTTTTACACACAAAACGTTTGGCTGCTGGCTCATTGAggaaaacaatacatatattttaaatatagagtGGCCAAAATATTAACCCTGACCTTGTTAGCACTAGCAGGTcgtattttaaaactgtgtagTCACGTGACAACATAGTTTCCAGACAACTGCTCATTTACACTAAACATTGACTGTTTTGGATCAACGACCTTGTGGGAAGGTGAGAGGAGTGTATTCACCTCATTGTATAACCAATAGTTTCACAGATAGGTGGGAGCAGGTCAAAAGTATAACAGCACAGTTATTTCTAAgtttagtttagaaaagtaaaataaaatagtttatttaaactGATCTCAAACTTAAGTTGTCATACTCAATTATTTAGTTTAGTATTAGTTGTTAGACTAAATTATATCCTATCAGCTCATTAGGTAGGACTGCCCTCTCATTTACTTAACCACACACAAAACACTACTTTGGAGTAGTCAGTTCTAGTCAGGTGCATTTTGTACGTGTAAAACAAACATCTTGCGAAAACCAACACAAGATACTCTTGCATTGTCTGTTAGGGCAAAATCAGATTATATAAAAGGACAAGCatctactaaatttaaaaaaataatgataataaaatcaGTAACATTCAAGACTTGGCAGCCCAACCTCTGATAGCAATGGATTGAAGAACACCAGGAATGTGTTTGGATAAAATATGTTGTGTAATACGCTTTCAAACTAAAACTTTTGTTGCAAACTTAGTTCTATCTTTTGAAAttaatacacaaataacacaTGTGCAAATGTTTGGTAttacaaataacacattattacaaGGTGTTATTTGTAATACCAAACATTTGCACAGTTATCAGAATTTGAGAACATGTTGCAGAAAGGTGCATATTGTTCTGTAATCATGTCTGGAGTACAGTGGATTCCACGTCTCTCCTTGGAGGTCTTGGGCAGATGTTTGATAAAACTTCATTGGCTTAAAAAGTATTATGAAGTCCTGCTTCTCTGAGTGCTTGTTCAATTCGAACTCGAGGATCAGAGACTACCtggtatatataaataaataaataattgtaacgGTAGAATATAATGTACAATTTCAAATACAGAGAGGTCAGTAACAAAAGTAGATGACTGCCACTTAGTCAGACCCTTTGCTCACTGAATAGTGGATAACCATGTAAGTGAGGAATTGTTCAAACTAGGTTTGAGGGGTACAGGGTACAGCAGACAAGACAGGCTTGCCTGACAAACCACTATCACTGCAACAGTGGACACAAAAAGAGCCTATGACATCGTATACTTGAGATTCCAAAAAGCCTTACAAAAATCAGAGGACAGCTGGAAATGAAGCATAGATAGACAGGACAGGGGGAAGGAAACACTTCTCACATAGTGGTGAGTGTATGAAATGGGCTACCTAGTCCATGTTCTTGAGGCAAAAACACACAGCTTGACAGATCGGAGACCAATCAGCGTCTAGAAAATggctgaatagcctcctctcgtatgttcctatgttcttatgaataggtaacattttgaaatatttgctaaagattttactgagcaATATTGTGGTTTCCACAAATATTGTGTacttaatacaaaaatgtaccaCGTAAATCACCAGTGTAAGTGGGCTGACTATTTGTGAAAAATATTGTAAGCTACAGGCCACTAACGTGGAATGACCCTGTACAAAATGTTCATGAAATTTGTTTTGACTGTTATGAAATCTGGTCACGCTAGTTTGCCTTTTGGCcttgaaaaaaaattctaaacatgtttttgtacagGTAGTTAATGTTCAACTAAAGCAAACAGttacaattgcattttttatttttattttattaacataactTTATTTATGAGATACTCTATTTAGCtagaatataaatatacaaaaacatattgATACATACCTGATTTTCACTGTATGTgtgcaaatttaaaaaagtggCCTTTGAAGAACAAACGCTTCATCTGCGCTGGTCCCAAGTATTGCCTTTGATGCTTCTGTGTCATTCATTATTCTCACAGGGTCAAATTCTGCCACAACTGCAACCTGTAGAATACAAAAACAGATATACTGATAACTAAGAAATACAGTAAGAATGGACATTTTAACCAGAAGGGGTAGTGAAGTTAAATGCATTGTTCATGAATAACCACTAGGATTTGGCCTACTACGATGTGTGATTTTACGAAatgaatacagtatgttttaaatatagaatTGTAAATTATATTCAGTACCTGGTTTCTAAGGATGTTTAGGAGGCCTTCCTCCTCCTGTTTCTGCTGAAGAGCTTGTACTTCCTTTTCCTTCACAGGCTGCTGCAGCAAACCCTGGAAGGAGACATGGAGAAAACATCTCAGTCCATTTTTGTTCACAGCAATAAAACTACAACCATATGGCTCTATATTCTGCCTTCTGAAGGTGTTAAACATAGGTTTAAGGGTTCCCataatcattttcagttttataatctaaatatatCTAGATcagatgtatattttatattacttcaTCAGAAAGCAGAGCTTTAGTTTTCTCAAAGGTGGTTTTAGACCTTACATGCCACTGTACTGTAAGAGAAAACACACTTCTGCTTTTGTATCTTCAAGCTTTTTTTTAGCCCATAAGCAAAAACAGAAAAGGGGATTGCTCCCCCCAGTGGTAATTCTTGTTAAATATGTAACTTTTTACAAGAATCACAATGCAGACATAAAATTGTTAgatgctacacctgtttaaaaaaatcctCAGTTACTATCATGGCTTGTGGCACTGTTCAGCACTAGTTTCAGAATAAGATACATTGGCTTGTTCCCGAAATTATGACTACAGGGCACTTACAAGTGTACAAAGAGATTATTGATTTGGTGTCAACTGAATCATTCATTCAGTGACATGTTGTTTTGATAAGTTGTCACAAGAGTCTTTGTAATGTCCTTGTATAACAAGTGTCCTGTATTTTGCAGGGTATAATTTGTAAACCTAATGAAATGCAATGTCAGAGAGATTAAACTAATTTGATACCTTTCTCTGTCTTTTTTAGCTTCCTCTGCCATGGACTTTTTCAGCTCCTCTAGTCGCTGTTGGTCTCTTTTTTCCCATTTCATTTCTCATCATTTGCTTCTCtgtcattatgtttgtttaaatctgaaATGTGATAAAGGTAACAATAAGCGCAAAAAACTGTAACgcaacaaaaatgtttcaaagtGAAATTTGAATTGCTACAAGTTCACTGAATTAATAGACTATTGGctcaggatatatatattatatatatatatatatagtatatataaaccTGCCTATTGTATATGGAGAAACATTATGTGCACCCATATGTGCTACGCAAAGTAGCATTTTCAACTAGATGAGAATTGGCTCAATGACACAACTGTGTGGTACAAGACATCCCATACATATTGTGGTAATTACATCAACCTTGTTTTTGTAGTAGAGTTGTAGTTTTGTAAatgtgcgcatatatatatatatatatatatatatatatatatatatatatatatatatatatattatatatatatacactattaaTCTTTGAGTAAAatagaattaatttaaaatcagaACCCTACCTTTTCCAGTGATCTTTTCTGTATGCATttgatcttttcttttttctgttgttcCTCTTCTGCTTGCTTCCTGTCTGCCATAGCTACTTCTAGCCTTGCCATTCCTTTTTGTTGTGCACACTATTGTTCAAGCTGGGGAtagaaggtaaaaaaaatattagtataGAAGTAAGTGCCAGCCACATCTTtgccaaaaaaactaaacaaaaggatACTTGATCTAAAGTGAACATAACTAGATGGCTCTGGCCTTTAACTCTCTAAAGACACAAGGCTGATCTAGTCTATGTTACATATACAATCTATGGCAAGCAACTTGAACTGAAATCATAAAAAGCATGAAAGCATACAAAAGACtcatcagaatatatatatttatatgtaattgcaataagaattgCTCCAGTCATAAACTGTCAAATAGTAATTTGTTCACAAGATGGTTTCTGACTTTCTTATCTAATGAAAAATCTTATTAACTCACTTAGAAACCGGTTCTGAGTAGCCAAAGAGTTAAATGAgatgctgtcacaaagacagctggagggGGTGATgtcagaacagaaacaggaaataaaacgacagagaggtggagttgggttgagctgagtgaatggtttcgctcagcatttaataaataaacagaacagtaaataaaaagtttgtaacAAAAATAGCACAAATAaacagccaaaataaacagacaaacaaaacagactaacacctAAACAAACAGTAGACTaacagacatatatatattatatatatatatatatatatatatatatatatatatatatataaaaccgtTGTTTAGTTTTCAtgttcttaattctctcctctccacacctgttctccattcacagaacacacaacccagagtgagtgaaaacatgcagcttttatgcagctgtaccgagactcgattgataatcattcaattggagtcgcggtacaactgcacgtgaattaataaagtgcaattccctgtgctcacatattattactttttacttgcacgtgaagtgctgtgcaatcctcgtgcctaaatacaaatatatattttaaacacttgtgttacacagacccgtgtaacacaaaatacacacaggggcgggcactttgccacagatgccTAAAGGGTTTTGAACAGGTTTATTACACATACTTGAAGATGATATCcataaggaatagaaagacgacaagcattgaattgacaacagaactggcagaaggcacaggtgttgttgtccatccatcaacagtccaaagcaccttgtgttcttgtgcatattttagccttttagtcttgttcccctgtcttaacagaggtattcttactgcaacacatcctttaacctgatttcaagagtgaccttcgtactgttgatttgatggacaaagacacctgtgccttctgccagttctgttgtcaattgaACACTTGtattctttctgttccttaaggatattatcttcaagtattgctcatccttgttagacagctttttgggtcttccagtcgtgggtttgtcaattacagatgatgtttctctatacttgttgattatgcttcggataacACGctttgaaaattgagtgatgcaacctatttcactttgtttttccttctttattcaagtcaaggttgttataatagtagaaaacactagtgaaggctttgagtaaattgttgattctCATAATGGACCAGAATAGAAAattgcaacatgtctaagacttttgcacaacagtaGACAGCTGCTTTCCTGAAACTGCTAATGGTCTGCACCTTTTATTCAGTGATTAACAGGCTAAGTTGggtttaattaaacacattttaacagaaGTTAGTGATTTTTCCATAGATGACTTTATAAGCATCCTGTATATCATGTAGGTCTTTTGGTAGATAGGGAAAATGTTGATTATATGTCACTAACAAGATACCATAGCAAATCTAACATACAACAATGTTTCTATCATTATTAATCCATAAGTGGTTGCCTTCTGGGGGAGGGATAGGGATGCTATTGCTGATCTTTCAATATTAAGTTTTAAGCGCATTAATGGCTGCTAATTAGGAAAAGGCAACTGCAACTATTGACTAGAAGGAGTTCCTGCTAAGTGAAAAGAGAATTCCCCAGATAAAAAAGGGCCAAGAAAGATGCATTTTACATTTACTAACAAAGATTGACAGCGACTTCTTAATGGCTAAACTGATCCCAAATGCTCAGGCAGAGTTTTAATTTCTATCTCAGACAGTGTACACCAACATGCCATGCTGTGAGGCAAAGCTCATcaagttaattaaaatgttcttgACAGACAATAATGAAAAGCCTTTTGGTAAGCAGAAAACACTGCTGTGGAAATCACAGGGGTTGACGTACATTTATAGAAAATATTCAAACCTACAATATTTAAAATTCAGTAGAACTGAGAAGCTTCATTACCTTGATAAACAGCTATCTGCTAgttgtgtaaataaattaataattcagACATACTTCACCTTAATTttataagaattacaaacaaaaaatagtttaGAGGACCAAAAAAGCCCAGTCAAATTTGAACATTTCTTGATTTCTGTTTCATTATGAATTTATATACCGGTATAtcatattttaactttttattgtaTCTAGTAATTTACCAGAGCTCACCTTGTCTTTCAGTTCAGCGCAGATTTATTGTTGCCACCTTCTGTCATTCTGCAGTGCAATCTCTTCTTCATAAGCCATACATGCCTCATCAAGGGTTGCTACTGCCTAACTGTAGGTCCTTTTTATCTCAGATCCAGCCCTGTATAAGAGATTTCTGCTGCTCTACTGTAAAACGGTACCAGTCCCAAGAGCTCTCATGGTGTGTGACAGAGCTCGAACGATTGTTGGTGTTAGATCTCTTTCCCGACCTGCGttggcactatgtaaaaggaacgggGTActcttaactaaatggcatgacaatttattccttagggtaagTGGAAGTTGATCacttaggaagggggctgagctacggcaccaagttcaatgactcggacgggagacggcatggcatccgaggattggaacAGTAAGTATGAATTTATTATAAAtcacctaaatatatatatatatatatatatatatatatatatatatatatatatatatatatatatatatatatatatattatatatattacactaagTCTAAAGACCATATAAGATGCCTCTAGATAATTCTCTACAAGGGCTTTCTGAATGGTCATAAACTCAAAAGGTTTCTACATCAATACATTTACCTGTCCAGAGCCTTCAGTCTGGCCTTCAGTCATTCATTAATGTGTTCTGTAGCCTGGACTTTGTATTTGTTCCCAAATGTTTGGAATTCATTCAGCAATAAAGCCTATAGATCAGTATAGGGACAATGCAAAAGTATTACCTGTTTGGGTATTTGCTCTAAATCCCTGGGGATAACTTCCAATGAAGAAGCATGTTATACAAtcttatgtactatatatatatatatatatatatatatatatatatatatatatatatatatatata from Polyodon spathula isolate WHYD16114869_AA chromosome 11, ASM1765450v1, whole genome shotgun sequence encodes the following:
- the LOC121323503 gene encoding uridine phosphorylase 2-like, which gives rise to MAPILLNVGNESTDCLEHGLVHVKNPHLDFMEEDILYHFNLGTKTHNLPAMFGDIKFVCVGGSANRMKAFAQFIYKELELKGDCNDIDDICAGTDRYSMYKAGPVLSISHGMGVPSISIMMHELIKLLHHARCRDVTLIRIGTSGGVGLDPGTVVITDTAVDSFFQPQFEQVVLGKVIVRSTQLDENLAQELLQCGKEIPNLPIVLGNTMCTHDFYEGQGRLDGALCSFSTEDKLEYLRKAHEAGVRNIEMESTVFAAMCRVCGLKAAVICVTLLDRFKGDQISTPHELLLEYQQRPQYLVSHFIKKHLGLHN
- the LOC121323505 gene encoding coiled-coil domain-containing protein 148-like, which gives rise to MARLEVAMADRKQAEEEQQKKEKIKCIQKRSLEKGLLQQPVKEKEVQALQQKQEEEGLLNILRNQVAVVAEFDPVRIMNDTEASKAILGTSADEAFVLQRPLF